From a single Miscanthus floridulus cultivar M001 chromosome 8, ASM1932011v1, whole genome shotgun sequence genomic region:
- the LOC136469231 gene encoding uncharacterized protein, whose amino-acid sequence MSLGGEANSINVDGVPCSAGLLGTAPGVLSTLVAVLGTTSGQLVITPAVLGTTVGVLRLSLGVVGTTIRSLGSAMGVLGTHPGVVATTTEPLGTTPGVLGIPLGVLGTPLEVLGIPPEVLGTALGVLGSIAGVLGTPPGMLGTSSLASPPPWMTRCSTMKVLVKPPASPVLGLF is encoded by the coding sequence atgtcacttggaggtgaggcgaactcaatcAATGTTGATGGAGTTCCTTGTTCCGCTGGATtgctcggcacagcacctggagtgctcagcaccctggttgcagtgctcggcactacttctggacagctcgtcattactcctgcagtgctcggcaccactgtaggagtgctccgcctcagtcttggagtggtcggcaccactataAGATCTCTTGGCTCCGCTATGGGGGTGCTCGGCACCCATCCTGGAGTGGTTGCCACCACTACAGAACCTCTtggcaccactcctggcgtgctcggcatccctctaggagtgctcggcactcctctcgaagtgctcggcatccctcctgaagtgctcggcactgccctaggagtgcttggctctattgctggagtgctcggcacccctcctggAATGCTCGGCACATCTTccctagcgtctccaccaccgtggatgaccaggtgctcgacgatgaaggtactggtgaagccgccagcttcccccgtgctcggactgttctag